A region from the Xenopus laevis strain J_2021 chromosome 4S, Xenopus_laevis_v10.1, whole genome shotgun sequence genome encodes:
- the eif3d.S gene encoding eukaryotic translation initiation factor 3 subunit D has translation MAKFQAPVINDNALGWGPCAIPDQFKDMPYQPFSKGDRLGKVADWTGATYQDKRYTNKYSSQFGGGSQYAYFHDEDETSFQLVDTTKMQKTAYQRNRMRFAQRNLRRDKDRRNMLQFNMQTLPKSAKQKERDRLRLQKKFQKQFGVRQKWDQRSQAQLKPRDSSVEVRSDWEVKEEMDFPRLMKMRYMEVADPTDIECCGAVEYYDKAFDRITTRNERPLRSIKRIFHTVTTTDDPVIRKLAKTQGNVFATDAILATLMCCTRSVNSWDIVVQRVGSKIFFDKRDNSDFDLLTVSETANEPPQDEVNSLNSPRNLAMEATYINHNFSQQCLRMGKEKHTFPNPNPFIEDDVDKNEVASVAYRYRRWKLGDDIDLVVRCEHDGVMTGANGEVSFINIKTLNEWDSKYCNGVDWRQKLDSQRGAVIATELKNNSYKLARWTCCALLAGSEYLKLGYVSRYNVKDSTRHVVLGTQQFKPNEFANQINLSMENAWGILRCVVDICMKLDEGKYLILKDPNKQVIRIYSLPDGTFSSDEEEDDDDEDEEVEEEES, from the exons ATGGCAAAATTTCAGGCTCCAGTAATAAATGACAACGCATTGGGATGGGGCCCGTGCGCCATACCTGATCAATTCAAAGACATGCCCTACCAGCCTTTCAGCAAAGGAGATCGTCTGGGCAAg GTTGCAGACTGGACTGGGGCCACATACCAGGACAAGAGATATACCA ATAAATACTCTTCCCAGTTTGGAGGTGGCAGCCAGTATGCATATTTCCACGATGAGGATGAAACCAGCTTCCAACTTGTGGATACCACAAAGATGCAGAAGACTGCATACCAGAGGAACAGGATGCGATTTGCACAG AGGAATCTCCGTCGGGACAAAGACAGGCGCAATATGCTTCAGTTTAACATGCAGACGCTGCCCAAGAGCGCCAAGCAGAAGGAGAG GGATCGCCTAAGACTTCAGAAGAAATTCCAGAAACAATTTGGTGTACGTCAGAAGTGGGATCAGAGATCTCAG GCCCAGTTGAAGCCCCGTGATTCCTCTGTAGAGGTGCGGAGTGACTGGGAAGTAAAGGAGGAGATGGACTTCCCACGGCTAATGAAGATGCGTTATATGGAGGTGGCTGATCCAACAGACAT AGAGTGCTGTGGGGCCGTGGAATACTATGacaaagcatttgatcgaattacCACCAGAAACGAAAGACCTTTGAGGAGTATTAAAAGAATATTCCACACAGTGACTACCACTGATGATCCTGTTATTCGCAAG CTGGCCAAAACCCAGGGCAATGTCTTTGCTACTGATGCCATACTTGCCACGCTTATGTGTTGCACACGTTCAGTCAATTCCTGGGACATTGTGGTCCAGAGAGTGGGGTCGAAGATCTTCTTCGATAAGAGAGACAATTCAGACTTTG ATTTGCTCACAGTGAGTGAAACTGCCAATGAGCCTCCTCAGGATGAAGTGAACTCCTTAAACTCCCCCCGGAATCTGGCCATGGAGGCCACTTACATCAACCACAATTTCTCTCAACAGTGTCTACGAATG GGAAAAGAGAAGCACACATTTCCCAACCCAAATCCCTTCATAGAGGATGACGTGGACAAAAATGAAGTGGCATCTGTTGCATATAG GTACCGGCGATGGAAGCTTGGAGATGATATTGACTTGGTGGTGCGATGCGAACATGATGGAGTGATGACTGGGGCTAATGGAGAGGTGTCATTTATCAATATCAAGACTCTAAATGAGTGGGATTCCAAG TATTGTAATGGTGTGGACTGGCGACAGAAACTGGACTCCCAGAGAGGGGCAGTGATTGCCACTGAGCTTAAGAATAACAGCTACAAACTGGCCCGTTGGACTTGCTGTGCTCTGCTGGCTGGATCAGAATACCTGAAACTAGG CTATGTATCCCGTTACAATGTAAAGGATTCCACTCGCCACGTGGTCCTGGGCACTCAGCAGTTTAAGCCCAACGAGTTTGCCAATCAGATTAATCTGAGCATGGAAAATGCATGGGGCATCCTTCGCTGTGTGGTGGACATCTGCATGAAGCTGGATGAGGGAAAGTACCTGATACTGAAGGATCCAAACAAG CAAGTTATTCGTATCTATAGCCTACCTGATGGCACTTTCAGCTCCGATGAGGAGGAAGACGACGATGATGAGGATGAGGAAGTTGAAG agGAGGAAAGTTGA